From a region of the Paenibacillus sp. R14(2021) genome:
- a CDS encoding helix-turn-helix domain-containing protein, producing MFRFTSPPMPHYITSGEDTYSAGGRHPNRTGIGVFDLLVTTRGCLFLEEEGVALSVPAGSFAILRPDRSHRTAMPCSEITHFHWLHFQTLGAWNEATEHEPYAHPAPTDAYMQIETFVFDVPRSGELHAKEIVYEWMEELTKLCAAPGVQDRFRQQQLFQQLLLHLQEEGGTAAKDPQLALADEAAAYLRRHYREQVSYKALAEQLHFHPNYIALCMKKAFGCTPLDYLTRYRIEQAKQLLIHTSEPIGKIAEAAGFLTFPYFVRCFAKHAGSRPKAFRMRYRS from the coding sequence ATGTTCCGATTCACTTCTCCGCCGATGCCGCATTATATTACGTCCGGCGAAGATACCTACTCCGCCGGCGGCCGGCATCCCAACCGTACCGGCATCGGCGTTTTCGACCTGCTCGTCACGACGCGAGGCTGCCTGTTCCTCGAGGAGGAGGGGGTAGCGCTGTCGGTTCCCGCAGGGAGCTTCGCCATTCTGCGCCCGGACCGTTCTCACCGGACGGCGATGCCGTGCAGTGAAATAACGCATTTCCACTGGCTGCATTTCCAGACCCTCGGCGCGTGGAACGAAGCGACGGAGCACGAGCCCTACGCTCATCCAGCGCCAACCGATGCCTACATGCAAATTGAAACGTTTGTCTTCGATGTACCGCGCTCGGGCGAGCTGCATGCGAAGGAGATCGTATACGAGTGGATGGAGGAATTAACGAAGCTATGCGCCGCACCGGGAGTGCAGGATCGTTTTAGGCAGCAGCAGTTGTTCCAGCAGCTCCTGCTTCATTTGCAGGAGGAGGGCGGCACCGCGGCCAAAGACCCTCAGCTGGCGCTGGCGGACGAAGCGGCCGCCTACTTGCGCCGCCATTACCGGGAGCAGGTAAGCTACAAGGCGCTGGCGGAACAGCTGCATTTTCACCCCAATTACATCGCCCTCTGCATGAAGAAGGCGTTCGGCTGTACGCCGCTCGACTACCTGACCCGCTACCGCATCGAACAAGCCAAGCAGCTGCTCATCCACACGAGCGAGCCCATCGGCAAAATCGCCGAGGCGGCGGGCTTCCTCACGTTCCCGTATTTCGTCCGCTGTTTCGCCAAGCATGCGGGCTCGCGGCCGAAGGCGTTCCGGATGCGGTACCGCAGCTGA
- a CDS encoding LacI family DNA-binding transcriptional regulator, translated as MPADIRQVAELAGVSIATVSHVINNTRYVTDGTKKKVQEAMEALQYKPNSVARSLRSHKSNTIGLIFPVLPSDTSNFFFANVAHGVQTKMKQHGYQLLLSTNSTESVEDEKEQIELFNSKLIDGLILAPASEELSHLKEIVSNEYPVVFIDRRARGYEADCILSDNYMGSYEAVKLLIEKGHRKIGLITGNRGVSTNNDRVRAYKQALVDYGISYMPGRIIEGRSSFEDGYACGLRMLEQPDITALFVTNNILTMGVMGALQERGIRIPEQMAVIGFDDYDWTRITTPPLTVIRQPSYELGEKAAEIMLERIAKVDKPPQEYSLPTELIVRDSC; from the coding sequence ATGCCTGCAGATATAAGACAGGTCGCGGAGCTGGCAGGTGTATCGATTGCAACGGTATCCCATGTCATTAATAACACCCGGTACGTGACGGATGGTACGAAGAAGAAGGTTCAAGAAGCGATGGAGGCCCTTCAGTACAAACCGAATTCGGTAGCCCGGAGCTTGCGCAGCCACAAGTCCAATACGATCGGATTGATTTTCCCGGTACTGCCGTCGGATACGTCGAATTTCTTCTTCGCCAACGTTGCGCACGGGGTTCAGACCAAGATGAAGCAGCACGGCTATCAGCTGCTGCTCAGCACCAATTCCACGGAATCGGTGGAGGATGAGAAGGAGCAGATCGAGCTTTTCAACAGCAAGCTGATCGATGGGCTTATTCTTGCGCCGGCATCGGAGGAGCTCAGTCATTTGAAGGAAATTGTCTCCAATGAATATCCGGTGGTGTTCATCGACCGCCGGGCGAGAGGCTATGAAGCGGATTGCATTCTCTCCGACAATTACATGGGCTCCTATGAAGCGGTAAAGCTTCTGATCGAAAAGGGGCATCGGAAAATCGGCTTGATAACGGGCAATCGAGGCGTTTCGACAAACAATGACAGAGTGCGGGCTTACAAGCAAGCACTGGTGGATTACGGTATTTCGTATATGCCGGGGAGAATAATCGAAGGAAGATCCAGCTTCGAGGACGGTTATGCCTGCGGGCTGCGGATGCTGGAACAGCCGGACATAACGGCATTGTTCGTAACGAACAATATTTTGACCATGGGCGTAATGGGAGCGCTGCAGGAGCGGGGAATTCGGATTCCGGAGCAGATGGCCGTCATTGGGTTCGACGATTATGACTGGACGCGGATAACGACACCGCCGCTGACTGTTATTCGGCAGCCCTCCTACGAGCTTGGGGAGAAGGCGGCGGAGATTATGCTGGAGCGTATTGCGAAGGTCGATAAGCCTCCGCAGGAATACAGCCTGCCGACGGAATTGATCGTAAGGGATTCGTGCTGA
- a CDS encoding DEAD/DEAH box helicase, translated as MNPTLKLSAIQSMCGQLSYKKGEAAFRSGKVAVTYYDADAGHCEAAVSLQERFEVTLRYGEDGDVRAACTCPSLSSYDKYCAHIAAVLLLLYDAQQAGRTPGAPHVAGSRESTASSETGSGPVADSSARGKTGERTDGSDERAGELLRLFAPQAQRPLGAVQSRFDTRTPLGAAFVCKPFAYAGGKRLLGVEMKIGDKRTASVAHIRDFLSCVAEGEMHAVSKSISYVPQLHCFLPQDYAVIEQLIAIVKQERLFRETSSVYAVHAAPMSGDRMLLIPPDKWEALLPALTAATSAVMELNKVIYANMAVTDERIPLHFELEGNESEHPGACLRVQGLQEMTILEAYGLILTGGKLLRLPADDCSRLLELQALLERSPEPELSLNPAQIGPFMERVMPGLLKLGSMYIADAVAERITQRPLRAKLFLDRVRDRLLAALEFHYGDLIVNPLETEHEHRSDGPILVRDGERERQILALMEGASFAKTEAGYFLGDEDSEYHFLYHVVPQLEKLLTVHATSAVRRRIHTGSLPPSIAVQLNERTNWLDVTFDIEGIPESEIKALLRSIDEKRRYHRLPNGSLMPLESEQMQEIIRLINEARFTVKDLRASGIHIPLYRGLHLMDTPRQGSAVKLDKAFRRLLDNLRNPEHLDFQMPEGLQHPLRDYQAYGYQWLRTLAYYGFGGILADDMGLGKTVQAIAFLLAMLPEIRAERLPAIIVAPASLTYNWRNELRKFAPHIRAVVADGTKTERDAVLAASGTADVVITSYPLLRRDIERYAGLAFHTLFLDEAQAFKNYTTQTAHSVKLLQARNRFALTGTPVENRLEELWSLFDAVCPELFPGRKAFADLSRETIAKRARPFLLRRVKSEVLKELPEKIETVQASALLPEQKRLYAAYLAKLRQETLRHLDKDTLSRNRIRILAGLTRLRQLCCHPALFVEDYEGSSAKLQQLLELIDECRSAGRRVLVFSQFVEMLKLIRKELQQRGVTHFYLDGSTPPRERAELSSRFNEGEQELFLISLKAGGTGLNLTGADTVILYDLWWNPAVEQQAADRAHRIGQKKVVQVIRLVAEGTVEDKMVELQERKKNLIDEVIRPGEEALAALTEDEIKELLALT; from the coding sequence ATGAACCCTACGCTCAAATTATCCGCGATTCAGTCCATGTGCGGCCAGCTTTCCTATAAGAAAGGCGAAGCGGCTTTCCGCAGCGGGAAAGTCGCGGTCACGTACTACGATGCCGACGCCGGCCATTGCGAAGCGGCCGTCAGCCTGCAGGAGCGCTTCGAGGTGACGCTTCGTTACGGCGAGGACGGCGACGTGAGGGCCGCCTGTACCTGCCCCTCGCTGTCCTCCTACGATAAATATTGCGCGCATATCGCAGCGGTGCTCCTGCTTCTATACGATGCGCAGCAGGCCGGGCGCACGCCTGGCGCGCCGCACGTAGCGGGCAGCCGCGAAAGTACCGCGAGCTCCGAGACCGGGAGCGGCCCGGTAGCGGACAGCTCCGCTCGAGGGAAGACTGGCGAGCGGACGGACGGCAGCGACGAGCGAGCAGGCGAGCTGCTGCGGCTGTTCGCGCCGCAGGCGCAGCGACCGCTCGGCGCAGTTCAGTCGAGGTTCGATACGCGGACGCCGCTCGGCGCGGCGTTCGTCTGCAAGCCCTTCGCATACGCCGGCGGCAAACGGCTGCTTGGCGTGGAGATGAAGATCGGCGATAAGCGCACGGCCTCCGTGGCGCATATCCGGGATTTTCTAAGCTGCGTGGCAGAGGGAGAAATGCACGCCGTCTCCAAGTCCATCAGCTATGTGCCGCAGTTGCATTGTTTTCTGCCGCAGGACTATGCCGTCATTGAGCAGCTGATTGCCATTGTGAAGCAGGAGCGGCTCTTCCGGGAAACATCCAGCGTCTACGCCGTCCATGCCGCGCCGATGAGCGGCGACCGCATGCTGCTTATTCCTCCCGACAAGTGGGAAGCGCTCTTGCCCGCGCTGACGGCGGCGACCTCAGCGGTCATGGAGCTGAACAAGGTCATCTACGCGAACATGGCCGTGACGGACGAGCGAATTCCGCTGCATTTTGAGCTCGAAGGGAACGAATCGGAGCATCCCGGAGCATGCCTGCGCGTCCAAGGCTTGCAAGAGATGACCATCCTCGAAGCCTACGGCCTGATCTTGACGGGCGGCAAGCTGCTGCGTCTGCCCGCCGATGACTGCAGCCGGCTGCTGGAACTGCAGGCGCTCCTGGAGCGTTCGCCGGAACCCGAGCTCTCCCTCAACCCCGCGCAGATCGGGCCGTTCATGGAACGGGTCATGCCGGGACTGCTCAAGCTCGGCAGCATGTATATCGCGGACGCGGTGGCGGAGCGGATCACGCAGCGTCCGCTGCGCGCGAAGCTGTTTCTTGACCGCGTGCGGGACCGGCTGCTTGCGGCGCTCGAATTCCATTACGGCGATCTGATCGTCAATCCGCTGGAAACGGAGCACGAACACCGCAGCGACGGCCCGATTCTCGTGCGAGACGGCGAGCGAGAACGGCAAATTCTAGCCCTCATGGAGGGCGCGTCCTTCGCCAAGACGGAGGCGGGGTATTTCCTGGGCGACGAGGACAGCGAGTATCATTTTCTCTACCATGTCGTGCCGCAGCTGGAGAAGCTGCTCACCGTCCATGCCACGTCCGCGGTACGAAGGCGCATCCATACCGGGAGCTTGCCGCCAAGCATCGCGGTGCAGCTGAACGAGCGCACCAACTGGCTCGATGTGACGTTCGATATCGAGGGTATTCCGGAATCGGAGATCAAGGCGCTATTGAGGTCAATTGACGAGAAGAGACGCTATCACCGCCTTCCGAACGGCTCTCTCATGCCGCTCGAGAGTGAACAGATGCAGGAAATTATTCGGCTCATTAATGAAGCCCGGTTTACGGTGAAGGATTTGCGCGCTTCCGGCATCCATATCCCTCTGTACCGAGGCCTCCATCTGATGGACACCCCGAGGCAGGGAAGCGCGGTTAAGCTGGACAAGGCGTTTCGCCGCCTGCTGGACAACCTTCGCAATCCGGAGCATCTGGATTTCCAGATGCCGGAGGGACTGCAGCACCCGCTGCGAGACTATCAAGCCTACGGCTATCAATGGCTGCGGACGCTGGCCTACTACGGCTTCGGCGGTATTCTCGCCGACGATATGGGCCTTGGCAAGACGGTGCAGGCAATCGCCTTCCTGTTGGCTATGCTGCCGGAGATCCGCGCGGAGCGGCTTCCGGCGATCATCGTTGCGCCCGCTTCCTTGACGTACAACTGGCGCAATGAGCTGCGCAAGTTCGCCCCGCACATACGCGCCGTCGTCGCGGACGGAACAAAAACGGAGCGAGACGCCGTCCTCGCAGCCAGCGGTACGGCTGACGTCGTCATCACATCGTACCCGCTGCTGCGGCGCGACATCGAGCGTTATGCGGGCCTCGCCTTCCATACGCTGTTCCTCGACGAAGCGCAGGCGTTCAAGAACTACACGACCCAGACCGCCCACAGCGTGAAGCTGCTGCAGGCCCGCAATCGGTTTGCCCTAACGGGAACGCCGGTGGAGAACCGGCTGGAGGAGCTCTGGTCCTTGTTCGATGCCGTATGCCCGGAGCTGTTTCCGGGACGCAAGGCCTTCGCCGATCTGAGCCGCGAGACGATCGCCAAGCGCGCGCGGCCGTTCCTGCTCCGCCGGGTCAAATCCGAGGTGCTCAAGGAGCTGCCGGAGAAAATCGAGACCGTGCAGGCGTCCGCGCTGCTGCCGGAGCAGAAGCGGCTGTACGCCGCCTATCTGGCGAAGCTGCGGCAGGAAACGCTCCGGCATCTGGACAAAGACACGCTGAGTCGGAACCGGATCCGCATCCTCGCCGGACTCACCCGCCTGCGCCAGCTCTGCTGCCATCCCGCGCTGTTTGTCGAGGATTACGAGGGAAGCTCGGCGAAGCTGCAGCAGCTGCTTGAGCTCATCGACGAATGCCGCAGCGCCGGCAGGCGCGTGCTCGTGTTCTCGCAGTTCGTCGAGATGCTGAAGCTGATCCGCAAGGAGCTGCAGCAGCGCGGCGTCACGCATTTCTATCTGGACGGCAGCACGCCGCCTAGGGAACGCGCCGAGCTGAGCAGCCGGTTTAACGAAGGCGAGCAGGAGCTGTTTCTCATCTCGCTGAAGGCCGGCGGCACGGGGCTTAACCTGACCGGCGCGGATACGGTCATTCTCTATGACCTGTGGTGGAACCCCGCCGTAGAACAGCAAGCCGCGGACCGCGCCCACCGGATCGGTCAGAAGAAGGTTGTCCAGGTCATCCGCCTTGTTGCGGAAGGCACCGTCGAGGACAAGATGGTGGAGCTGCAGGAGCGCAAGAAGAACCTCATCGACGAAGTGATCCGCCCCGGGGAAGAAGCGCTCGCCGCGCTCACCGAGGACGAAATCAAAGAATTGCTCGCGCTCACCTAG
- a CDS encoding FlxA-like family protein produces MKNFKVDYEKRIKNLMEQSAKLKEQLQRTALNKELDKDTRNARVSALQDQMQQIESSIIELRSEQMREAQEKEKEKEKEDKSHGSKDDTKLDIAVKVSIAFDQAKTLTKAKERFEQESKSIEGEVRTDRLMMEIGSSSGENKSLADMIAEKKSRAEMKANMESTVIRSKMEAIGELRRKAEDLDQRFGNKLEEIKDTIDEANDPKESEDDSKDTKGTKDTKDTKDIQDAKDTKTDETPTGNQEGDSQQQAAPASNGNSVQTAARGIDIRI; encoded by the coding sequence ATGAAGAACTTTAAAGTCGACTACGAGAAGCGGATTAAAAACCTGATGGAGCAATCGGCGAAGCTGAAGGAACAGCTTCAGAGAACCGCCCTAAATAAAGAGCTCGACAAGGATACACGTAACGCGCGGGTAAGTGCATTACAGGATCAAATGCAGCAGATCGAATCCTCGATTATCGAGCTTCGCTCGGAGCAGATGAGGGAAGCGCAGGAGAAAGAGAAGGAGAAAGAAAAAGAGGACAAGAGCCACGGTTCAAAAGACGATACGAAGCTCGATATTGCTGTGAAAGTCAGCATTGCGTTCGATCAAGCGAAGACGCTGACGAAGGCGAAGGAACGGTTCGAGCAGGAATCCAAGTCGATTGAAGGCGAGGTGCGTACCGATCGCTTAATGATGGAAATCGGCAGCAGCTCCGGCGAGAATAAGAGCCTTGCAGATATGATTGCAGAGAAGAAGAGCCGCGCTGAGATGAAGGCTAATATGGAGTCCACTGTAATTAGGAGCAAGATGGAGGCAATCGGCGAATTGCGCAGGAAAGCCGAAGATCTGGATCAAAGATTCGGCAATAAGCTGGAGGAGATCAAGGATACCATCGATGAAGCCAATGATCCGAAGGAATCCGAGGATGATTCCAAAGATACCAAAGGTACTAAGGATACGAAGGATACCAAGGACATCCAGGATGCTAAGGACACGAAAACCGACGAGACGCCCACGGGAAACCAGGAGGGCGATTCGCAGCAGCAAGCTGCGCCGGCTTCGAACGGAAACAGTGTTCAAACCGCGGCAAGAGGGATTGATATTCGAATTTAA
- a CDS encoding beta-L-arabinofuranosidase domain-containing protein, whose product METTTSKGQQTAFRALPLGAIKPAGWLRNQLRIQADGFTGHLEEHWGDVGPDNGWIGGAGESWERGPYYLDGLLPLAYLLEDEQLIAKAQRWIEWSLASQREDGYFGPAGLIRTVNNDLDKKQDWWHYTIMLKVFTQYAEATGDERVVPFLTKFFRYMDGMIDDHPLQGWAKARGADLVLCVQWLHEVTGEPFLLELARKAAEQTTDWTDVFHDFPYWRKVEEWDWTTHVVNVAMGIKTPGIRFALTGNETERAAVHRGIDSLMTYHGQAHGMFSGDEWLSGTHPSQGVELCAVVEYMFSMEHLTRVFGEGRFGDILEKVAFNALPATIAKDWTSHQYDQQVNQILCNVAPRNWSNGPDANVFGLEPNFGCCTANMHQGWPKFTSHLWMSDGRGGLAAVSYAPCTVSAQVGSGAGAAITVDGAYPFRDTVSMRVELDRPSEVFAVSLRIPAWCEAPSLTINGVNAALNVVNGYARVEREWKNGDTILLALAMEVKTTSRNLYAVSVERGPLVYALPIQENWQLLKKREKFHDWELYPGSPWKYGLRADSAYEVSEAEVPYQPFDAAHAPVKLKAAGQLVRDWKMVGNNAGTPPIYPNVEGQEIAELTLVPYGSARLRIGEFPLIGEREKAWKKK is encoded by the coding sequence ATGGAGACGACGACAAGCAAAGGACAGCAAACCGCTTTCCGGGCACTGCCGCTCGGCGCAATCAAGCCTGCGGGCTGGCTGCGCAATCAGCTGCGCATTCAAGCGGACGGGTTCACGGGGCATTTGGAGGAGCATTGGGGCGACGTGGGGCCGGATAACGGCTGGATCGGCGGCGCGGGCGAGAGCTGGGAGCGGGGGCCGTACTACTTGGATGGACTGCTCCCGCTCGCTTATCTGCTGGAGGATGAACAACTGATTGCCAAAGCGCAGCGCTGGATCGAGTGGTCGCTCGCGAGCCAGCGCGAGGACGGTTATTTTGGACCCGCGGGGCTGATTCGGACCGTTAACAATGATTTGGACAAGAAGCAGGATTGGTGGCATTACACCATCATGCTGAAGGTGTTCACGCAGTATGCGGAAGCGACCGGCGACGAGCGCGTCGTACCGTTTCTCACGAAATTCTTCCGCTACATGGACGGCATGATCGATGACCATCCGCTGCAGGGCTGGGCGAAAGCGCGCGGCGCGGATCTGGTGCTCTGCGTGCAGTGGCTGCATGAAGTGACGGGGGAGCCTTTCCTGCTGGAGCTTGCCCGCAAGGCGGCGGAGCAGACGACGGACTGGACGGACGTGTTCCACGACTTCCCGTATTGGCGTAAGGTCGAAGAATGGGACTGGACGACGCATGTCGTGAATGTGGCGATGGGCATCAAGACACCGGGCATCCGCTTTGCGCTGACCGGCAATGAGACGGAGCGGGCCGCGGTGCACCGCGGGATCGACAGCCTGATGACCTACCACGGTCAGGCGCACGGGATGTTCTCGGGCGACGAATGGCTGTCGGGGACACACCCGAGCCAAGGCGTGGAGCTGTGCGCCGTCGTGGAATATATGTTCTCCATGGAGCATCTGACGCGCGTGTTCGGCGAGGGGCGCTTCGGCGATATTTTGGAGAAGGTGGCGTTCAACGCGCTTCCCGCCACGATTGCCAAGGATTGGACGTCCCATCAATACGACCAGCAGGTTAACCAAATCCTGTGCAACGTGGCGCCGCGCAACTGGAGCAACGGCCCGGACGCGAACGTCTTCGGACTGGAGCCGAACTTCGGCTGCTGCACGGCCAATATGCATCAGGGCTGGCCGAAATTCACGTCCCATCTGTGGATGAGCGACGGACGCGGCGGGCTTGCCGCCGTATCGTATGCGCCGTGCACGGTGAGCGCGCAAGTCGGGAGCGGCGCAGGGGCAGCGATTACCGTCGACGGCGCGTATCCGTTCCGCGATACGGTCAGCATGCGCGTGGAGCTGGACCGTCCGAGCGAAGTCTTCGCCGTGTCACTTCGCATCCCGGCCTGGTGCGAAGCGCCGTCGCTGACGATTAACGGCGTTAACGCCGCCCTTAACGTCGTTAACGGCTATGCGCGAGTCGAGCGCGAGTGGAAGAACGGCGACACGATCCTGCTGGCGCTGGCAATGGAAGTGAAGACGACCTCCCGCAATTTGTACGCCGTCAGCGTGGAACGCGGACCGCTCGTCTACGCGCTGCCGATTCAAGAGAACTGGCAGCTGCTGAAGAAGCGCGAGAAATTCCACGACTGGGAGCTCTACCCGGGCTCGCCGTGGAAATACGGCCTGCGTGCGGACAGCGCGTACGAGGTGAGCGAAGCCGAGGTGCCGTACCAGCCGTTCGACGCGGCGCATGCGCCGGTGAAGCTCAAGGCTGCCGGGCAGCTGGTACGCGACTGGAAGATGGTAGGAAACAATGCCGGTACGCCGCCGATCTACCCGAACGTGGAAGGGCAGGAGATCGCAGAGCTGACGCTAGTCCCTTACGGCAGCGCTCGTCTGCGCATCGGCGAATTCCCGCTGATCGGAGAGCGGGAGAAGGCGTGGAAGAAGAAATAA
- a CDS encoding SDR family oxidoreductase, whose amino-acid sequence MGNNFTGKVALVTGASRGMGRKIAEQLAEAGAKVVVNYASSPDKAEEVVSGIKQRGGEAVAIQADVSKLAEIEYLFRQTLDAYGGLDILVNNAGIMITKPIVNMTEDDFDRQFNINVKGTYFAIQQAALHMNPNGRIINFSTSVVGAMFPTYSVYAGTKGAVEQFSRQLAKEFGPKGITINTIAPGPINTELFTIGKSEEQLKAMSGMNAFGRLGEPDDISRIVLFLASEDSQWVTGQTLRANGGFV is encoded by the coding sequence ATGGGTAATAACTTCACAGGCAAAGTCGCATTGGTCACAGGGGCTTCAAGAGGTATGGGCAGGAAAATCGCCGAGCAGCTGGCTGAAGCCGGAGCGAAGGTCGTCGTCAATTATGCAAGCAGCCCGGATAAAGCGGAGGAAGTCGTCTCCGGCATCAAACAGCGGGGCGGAGAAGCGGTTGCCATTCAAGCTGATGTCAGCAAGCTGGCTGAGATCGAGTACTTGTTCCGTCAGACGCTGGACGCATACGGCGGGCTCGATATCCTCGTTAACAACGCAGGCATCATGATTACGAAGCCGATTGTGAATATGACCGAAGACGATTTCGACAGACAATTCAATATCAACGTCAAAGGCACGTACTTTGCGATTCAGCAGGCCGCTCTGCACATGAATCCAAACGGGCGCATCATTAATTTCTCCACCTCGGTGGTAGGCGCGATGTTTCCGACGTACAGCGTATATGCCGGTACCAAGGGCGCTGTCGAACAATTCTCCCGCCAGCTGGCGAAAGAGTTCGGGCCGAAGGGCATTACGATCAATACAATCGCCCCTGGCCCGATCAACACGGAGCTCTTCACGATAGGCAAGTCGGAGGAGCAGCTGAAAGCGATGAGCGGCATGAATGCGTTCGGACGCCTCGGGGAGCCGGACGATATCTCAAGAATCGTACTGTTCCTCGCAAGCGAAGATTCGCAATGGGTAACGGGGCAGACGCTTCGCGCGAATGGCGGGTTTGTTTAA
- a CDS encoding AraC family transcriptional regulator — translation MRVNYEGVEIGIIGAGRITPDPDWTIAPHKHEHYEIHFITEGIGRNLLEGGEIELYPGMVYLAPPHEIHAQFSDKSSPLGLYFVVFDLQLPEGWEPLPRIYAPYSFSSGDLLSIFESMNGIGDAGMGSRLLGHMRLIEMIWKVLESRLSNASSLPSAQPLNGHGQPSPVLQNAVLYIQQHFYRNPTVAEIAVACFVSERHLSRMFLRQMQMTVNQYVQHERLFYASTELKHSNASLQDIAERLQFSSVQYFAQWFKGLSSATPTEFRKKHFGS, via the coding sequence ATGCGGGTCAACTACGAAGGCGTCGAGATCGGGATTATAGGCGCAGGGCGGATTACACCCGATCCGGATTGGACCATCGCGCCGCACAAGCATGAGCATTACGAAATCCACTTCATCACCGAGGGCATCGGCCGCAACCTGCTCGAAGGCGGCGAGATCGAGCTCTACCCCGGCATGGTCTACTTAGCCCCGCCCCACGAAATACACGCGCAATTCTCGGACAAATCCTCGCCGCTCGGACTGTATTTTGTCGTGTTCGACCTGCAGCTGCCGGAAGGATGGGAGCCACTGCCCCGCATCTATGCACCCTACAGCTTCTCGAGCGGGGACCTGCTGTCGATCTTCGAGAGCATGAACGGCATCGGTGACGCGGGCATGGGCAGCAGGCTGCTCGGACATATGCGCCTGATCGAGATGATCTGGAAGGTGCTGGAGTCCCGCTTGAGCAACGCGTCGTCCCTTCCATCCGCCCAGCCGCTCAATGGGCATGGCCAGCCCTCTCCTGTTCTGCAAAATGCCGTTCTCTACATCCAGCAGCATTTCTACCGCAATCCCACCGTGGCAGAAATCGCGGTCGCCTGCTTCGTCAGCGAGCGGCATCTGTCGCGCATGTTCCTTCGCCAGATGCAGATGACTGTCAATCAATACGTCCAGCATGAACGGCTGTTCTACGCCTCGACGGAGCTGAAGCACTCGAACGCATCGCTGCAGGACATCGCCGAGCGGCTGCAGTTCTCCTCCGTGCAGTACTTCGCGCAGTGGTTCAAAGGGCTGTCGTCCGCGACACCTACGGAATTCCGCAAGAAGCATTTCGGCTCCTGA
- a CDS encoding SRPBCC domain-containing protein gives MQNVTKMRINKPAGEVYEAFADPARIGNFWFSSSSERWESGKIITLIYKEYNAQVDIHVLEAQAGQRIVFRWGGEANTVTMTFREPEPGVTILEIVEAGFRDDDPELLAKLVDNKEGWVFVLTCLKGHLESGAVQLRTGLVKD, from the coding sequence ATGCAAAATGTAACGAAGATGCGAATCAACAAACCCGCAGGTGAAGTCTATGAGGCGTTCGCCGACCCGGCGCGAATCGGGAACTTCTGGTTCTCCTCCAGCTCGGAACGATGGGAGTCCGGAAAGATAATCACATTAATCTACAAGGAGTACAACGCGCAGGTGGACATCCACGTGCTGGAGGCGCAGGCGGGTCAGCGGATCGTGTTCCGCTGGGGCGGGGAAGCCAATACGGTGACAATGACGTTCCGCGAACCGGAGCCGGGGGTTACGATTCTTGAGATCGTCGAGGCGGGCTTCCGGGACGACGATCCCGAGCTGTTGGCCAAGCTGGTCGACAACAAGGAAGGCTGGGTGTTCGTGCTGACCTGCTTGAAGGGCCATCTGGAAAGCGGGGCCGTCCAGCTGAGGACCGGTCTTGTGAAAGACTGA
- a CDS encoding VOC family protein: MIRHEGIHHVSLIVTDLGRAKRFYEEVIGLQPIVRPAFDFPGAWYAIGGSGEQLHLIVHAGEMGRSGGIDTRDGHFAIRVADFDETIAWLDRCGIEHRNNRNSITGFAQIFLLDPDHNIIELNAAR, encoded by the coding sequence ATGATACGTCACGAAGGCATTCATCATGTCAGCTTGATCGTAACCGACCTAGGACGGGCCAAACGATTCTATGAAGAGGTTATCGGGCTGCAGCCGATCGTGCGGCCGGCGTTTGATTTTCCCGGGGCGTGGTACGCGATCGGCGGCAGCGGAGAGCAGCTGCATCTGATCGTGCACGCGGGAGAGATGGGGCGAAGCGGCGGCATTGATACACGCGACGGGCATTTTGCCATACGGGTCGCCGATTTCGACGAGACCATCGCTTGGCTCGACAGGTGCGGCATCGAGCACCGCAATAACCGGAACAGCATCACGGGCTTCGCCCAGATTTTCCTGCTGGACCCCGACCATAACATCATTGAACTGAACGCCGCGCGGTAA